The Nitrospira tepida genome includes a window with the following:
- a CDS encoding single-stranded DNA-binding protein, with product MRTFAKGTINGRLTTDPVIRTVGDKSVCNLRLAVDGLPSRKTGEKRPSSYFSVVVWGKLAESCRNLVKGQEVYVEGNLQTRTRETDGQASVTYVELNARTVNFGNLPRSAMQRAA from the coding sequence ATGCGTACGTTCGCCAAAGGGACTATCAACGGCCGTCTCACCACCGACCCCGTCATCCGCACGGTCGGCGACAAGTCGGTCTGCAACCTGCGCCTCGCGGTCGACGGGCTCCCGTCCAGGAAGACCGGCGAGAAGCGGCCCTCGAGTTATTTCTCAGTCGTCGTCTGGGGAAAGCTCGCCGAGAGCTGCCGCAACCTGGTCAAGGGCCAGGAAGTCTACGTGGAAGGCAACCTTCAAACCCGGACGCGAGAGACCGACGGTCAGGCGTCGGTGACGTATGTCGAGCTCAACGCCAGGACCGTCAACTTCGGCAACCTGCCGAGGTCGGCGATGCAACGGGCCGCGTAA